The proteins below are encoded in one region of Antennarius striatus isolate MH-2024 chromosome 7, ASM4005453v1, whole genome shotgun sequence:
- the tmed5 gene encoding transmembrane emp24 domain-containing protein 5 — protein sequence MQVVRALTCILAVFAALVSDTFVVLAAFSQSMDSDFTFTLPAGRKECFFQTMKKDASLEIEYQVLDGAGLDVDFEISSPSGALLYRDYRKSDGVHTVETEDGDYMFCFDNTFSKVSEKIIFFELILDNMDADEDPDDWKEYVHGTDMLDMKLEDIMDTINSVKSRLGKSVQIQTLLRAFEARDRNLQESNNDRVNFWSVVNLVVMMVVSGLQVYLVRSLFEDKRKMRT from the exons ATGCAGGTGGTCCGGGCACTGACGTGTATCCTAGCCGTGTTTGCTGCTCTCGTCTCGGACACATTTGTGGTCCTAGCTGCCTTCTCTCAGTCCATGGATAGCGACTTTACTTTCACTCTACCCGCTGGGCGCAAGGAGTGTTTCTTCCAGACCATGAAGAAGGATGCCTCTCTGGAAATTGAATATCAG GTATTAGATGGAGCCGGCCTTGATGTAGATTTTGAAATCTCCTCTCCTTCTGGAGCATTGCTATACCGTGACTACCGCAAGTCAGACGGCGTGCACAC TGTTGAAACTGAGGATGGAGACTACATGTTCTGCTTCGACAACACATTCAGTAAAGTCTCAGAGAAGATCATCTTCTTTGAGTTGATCTTGGACAATATGGATGCAGATGAAgatccagatgactggaaagaGTATGTCCATGGAACCGACATGCTGGACATGAAGCTGGAAGACATCATG GATACCATCAACAGTGTGAAGAGTCGACTCGGCAAAAGTGTACAGATCCAGACGCTACTGCGAGCGTTCGAGGCTCGTGACCGAAACCTCCAGGAGAGTAATAATGACAGGGTGAACTTTTGGTCAGTGGTAAATCTTGTTGTCATGATGGTGGTGTCGGGGCTCCAGGTCTATCTTGTCCGCTCGCTCTTTGAAGATAAAAGGAAAATGCGTACATAA